The region ACCCTAaaccttgcatttttttttctctctcttgtgttatCTTTTATATTATCGCGATCATTGCTATCGCCATGCTCATCCAGATTCACATCCTCGTCCAGGTCACTTCTTTGTATATCAGACCGCAGTCTATCATCTTCAAAATTAGGACGattaataatatcaatatcGTCATTCTGTTCCACTGAAACATCGTTAGAAGTATCAATAGTAATGATGTTAGTGATGTTagatcccccaccaccactaccactactactattcatgATCCCCGGGCAGAGGTTAGACACACACGCAAAGAACAAAAACTGCATTAAGAGAGCCAGGCCAGCGACGCACAATGCAGAGAAAACGTTGAGGCAGATGGTGCTGCTGCCTGTGTTTCCTGCCATGCCTATGCAAGACTGGCCCGAGTCCTTCCGATTGATGTATTCTGATGGCAGGGAGTAGTAGTCTTCGCTCTCGTAATGGTAGAGGTTGTTGTAGCGGCTCCtgttgagaagagagagagggagatgggggaggagTTGTGCTGCATTTAAGATGTATTACTTTGAAAAACAgtagtgctgctgttgctgcggcTGCTACTTTGTTATCATCGATTTTACCATCAATAGCACCATCAGTATAATTTCCATCTCATAATCTTTCACACTCACCTAGCATAGGGCAGCTCCTCTCCCAGCTGCTGGAACAAGAACTCGACCACATCATCAAACACATAGGACTCCAGGCCACCCAACATCCCGTGCAGGAGGTGGCCGTGACGGGCGTGGGTGGTGATAGTGCGGGCGTTAGGGAAGGCGTGATCCATAGGTGTGGGCGTGGGGTTGCTCTCTGCCTTgcccattatcaccatcatcatcatcaccatagtCTTAATCGCTGTTGCcgccatttttgtttttatcgttgttgtttgtcttctgCCTGTAAAGGTATTGCATGTTTTAATTGATTTTCAAATTTGACGCCTCATTACCGTGATAGTATGGCATTGCAGGTTATGTTTTATATGTATACTTATTGCTATATATGTTATTTACTGATATTGTATAGCAAATATATACTAACTTATATTAGTGTGTACGCATATGTGTGCATGAGAAATAAGTATTGAAATGAAGATACAGAGCTGTAGAGAATAAGcttgtgtatgtatgaaaaTGTGTAAGAAAATACCTTGGTTAGGCTCCTCTGTCTCTATTCAAGATGTAACTTCGAATGTTAGCCGCAAGGAGACACCGCGAGTATGAAGAACTGCCAATACGAAGAGGAAGTTGTAAAAACACTTGTCACCGTCACGTGACGGCAGCCGCGGCGTCTGTGATGTGAGAGCGCTCGGTGGTCCCTTTATGTATATGACACCATGTTTGATTtctgaagagagggagagtggggagtTACAGAATCATGGGGCGTGAAGCGAGTAGTGCTTGCGTTCAGAGCGATAGACAGATGGAAGCAGCACAGAAAATTATAGACGTGGAAGGGAACGGAAATAACGGAAGAGTTGTGATGTAATGATGTAGTTTagcaagaaaaaatgtgtgggtaaagagataaagataggtaagaaataagaaagtgaaggaaagaacaatAACGGAGGGTAGAAAAGAGTAAAGGccggaaaagaaagaggagaaggaaattagCAGGATAAGTAAAGGATTgatggaaatggaggaaaataatgtagaaaataaggaaggaaggaagggtgggaaAAGAAGACCGAGCAGAAGTTCCCGCTACATTCAATCTCACGTTGAATTATCGCATAATcaagcaaaacaaacataagtgtattgcacacacacacacacacacacacacacacacacacacacacacacacacacacacacacacacacacacacacacacacacacacacacacacaatgccaacataaaaaaaaatactgaaaagaatgaggaaccTCGAAATTTCAACCTAAAAAAAATCGACTGTACATTATGGAAAAATGTATGCATATGTGAGGAGTAGCAACGtgctgaaaaaaacaacaacataaacataaCGATGtaatcagcaaaaaaaaaaaaaaataaataaataaaataaataaataaataaataaataaaaaaaaaaaataaataaataaataaatgtaaaaaaaatgtataaaaattttgaaagaaCCTAAAATGAATCCCTAAACAAGTTCAAATTGCTGTAAAGGAAACAactaaaatatagaaagaaaagtattgttactgctgaataaaaattacGAACAATAACTGTCCACCTcccaccacacagacacacgcaccaaaaaaaagactaaatccTATCGTTCTcctacataaaagaagaaaaagaaaaaaaaaatcgtgaaagCGTTACTTGGGTTGGTGGTGCCGTGATATATTTCTAGTTTAAGAGGCCTCTTTGCTTCGCCAATCACCAAACTTGTCTCCCATAATATTAGTGTTTCATCTGTTTGGTGTGTTGAAAGCAGTGCCGCACAAAATGAagttacagtagtagtggtggtagtagtggtggtggtggtggtggtggtggtggtggtggtggtggtggtggttgtggtggtggtggtggtggt is a window of Portunus trituberculatus isolate SZX2019 chromosome 1, ASM1759143v1, whole genome shotgun sequence DNA encoding:
- the LOC123507142 gene encoding uncharacterized protein LOC123507142, which produces MAATAIKTMVMMMMVIMGKAESNPTPTPMDHAFPNARTITTHARHGHLLHGMLGGLESYVFDDVVEFLFQQLGEELPYARSRYNNLYHYESEDYYSLPSEYINRKDSGQSCIGMAGNTGSSTICLNVFSALCVAGLALLMQFLFFACVSNLCPGIMNSSSGSGGGGSNITNIITIDTSNDVSVEQNDDIDIINRPNFEDDRLRSDIQRSDLDEDVNLDEHGDSNDRDNIKDNTRERKKNARFRVTINGVDREDVDGDGIYYGRELQKKQTQILNMEKKEKLIKDDEQRTESSQKEKWFSMKFLQDNLIGDFFSWDRWELALPSLGNNTSICPILSRYIHR